A genomic region of Danio aesculapii chromosome 21, fDanAes4.1, whole genome shotgun sequence contains the following coding sequences:
- the LOC130214638 gene encoding multidrug and toxin extrusion protein 1-like has translation MEMNSIYTEDHGYQKEEKGEDAQLASRSICAECLRKLRRLLPVIYKEEVIQLLKLAGPVFISQLMIFLISFVSTVFCGHLGKTELAGVALAIAVINVTGISIGSGLVSACDTLISQTFGSNNLKRVGVILQRGILILLLACFPCWALLINTKAILLAVRQSPSVASLSQLYVKIFMPALPATFMYQLQGLYLQNQGIIWPQVITGVAGNIFNALINYIFLYLLELGVPGSAAANTISQYSLAVILYTYIRCMGLHKATWDGWSWDCLQEWGSFICLAIPSMLMLCAEWTYEIGGFLAGLISEVELGAQSIVYQLASIMYMFPLGFAVAAGVRVGNALGAGNTEQAKLSAKVSLVCGLLVSCVIAVIIPGTNNIIGYIFSKDEDIVHRVSQVMVMYGFVHLFDATSAITGGIVRGAGKQQIGALCNLVGYYCVGFPIGVSLMFALNMGIVGLWIGFFTCVFLQSLFFIILICKMDWKKATQEALIRAGVQVSETKYESFGLENKGCTEEAAMENTEEGQTNTDLEGLSKGGGGITDTLALVTVGELLTTKQLFFRRGLAFFFMLLILTGGIVLNEVLIRFII, from the exons ATGGAAATGAACAGTATTTATACTGAAGATCATGGATATCAAAAAGAGGAGAAAGGTGAAGATGCTCAGTTGGCTTCGAGAAGCATATGTGCTGAATGTCTAAGAAAACTCAGAAGATTGTTACCAGTAATTTATAAAGAAGAAGTAATACAGCTGCTAAAACTTGCTGGACCGGTG TTTATCTCTCAGCTGATGATCTTTCTGATCAGCTTCGTCAGCACTGTGTTTTGTGGACACTTGGGGAAAACTGAATTAGCCGGTGTGGCTCTGGCTATTGCT GTTATCAATGTGACAGGCATCTCCATCGGCTCTGGACTGGTGTCTGCATGTGATACCCTCATCTCTCAG ACGTTTGGCAGTAATAATCTGAAGCGGGTGGGTGTGATACTGCAGAGAGGGATTCTCATCCTCCTGCTGGCCTGTTTCCCCTGCTGGGCACTCCTTATCAACACAAAGGCCATCCTGCTGGCTGTCCGACAGAGTCCCAGTGTGGCCAG TCTGTCACAACTCTATGTGAAAATTTTTATGCCTGCTCTGCCT GCTACTTTTATGTATCAGCTACAGGGATTATATCTTCAAAATCAG GGTATTATCTGGCCTCAGGTGATCACAGGAGTCGCAGGGAACATCTTCAACGCTTTGATAAACTACATCTTCCTTTATCTGCTTGAACTTGGTGTGCC AGGATCTGCTGCTGCAAACACAATTTCCCAGTATTCCTTGGCCGTGATTCTATATACATACATTCGGTGTATGGGTCTGCATAAAGCCACCTGGGATG GCTGGTCTTGGGATTGTCTGCAGGAATGGGGCAGCTTCATCTGCTTGGCTATTCCCAGCATGCTCATGCTCTGTGCTGAATGGACGTATGAGATTGGTGGATTCCTGGCAG GACTCATCAGTGAGGTGGAGCTGGGCGCTCAGTCTATCGTCTATCAATTGGCCAGCATTATGTATAtg TTTCCTCTGGGATTTGCGGTGGCCGCCGGTGTTAGGGTGGGAAATGCTCTTGGAGCTGGAAACACAGAACAAGCCAAACTGTCCGCCAAAGTTTCTTTAGTCTGTGGAC TGCTTGTCTCCTGTGTGATTGCAGTCATAATTCCTGGAACTAACAACATTATTGGATACATCTTCAGTAAAGATGA GGATATTGTCCACAGAGTTTCACAGGTCATGGTTATGTATGGATTTGTTCATCTGTTTGATGCTACTTCG GCTATTACAGGTGGCATTGTCAGAGGTGCTGGAAAACAACAGATTGGTGCTCTTTGTAACTTGGTGGGATATTATTGTGTAGGATTCCCAATTGGAGTGTCTCTGATGTTTGCTCTTAACATGGGCATAGTTG GCCTCTGGATTGGGTTTTTTACATGTGTCTTCCTACAGTCTTTGTTCTTCATCATCCTCATTTGCAAAATGGACTGGAAAAAAGCAACTCAAGAG GCTTTGATCAGAGCGGGTGTTCAAGTCTCTGAAACCAAATATGAATCCTTTGGTTTGGAAAATAAGGGCTGCACTGAAG AAGCAGCAATGGAGAACACTGAAGAAGGCCAGACAAACACCGACCTGGAAGGACTCAGTAAAGGAGGAGGAGGAATAACAGACACTCTTGCATTGGTCACAGTTGGAGAGCTCTTGACCACCAAACAGCTCTTTTTTCGTCGAGGACTTGCATTTTTCTTCATGCTGCTTATATTAACTGGAGGAATTGTGTTAAATGAGGTGCTCATTAGATTTATTATTTGA